Part of the Sodalinema gerasimenkoae IPPAS B-353 genome is shown below.
GCCGCAAAGGCGATCGCATTCACCGGCACCGACATCTCCGTCAACAGGCGATCGCGCGTAAACTGTCCCGTCTCCCCATTAAACGACCAAAGCACAATCGAGCCATCAGCCCCCGCACTCACCAACCCCCTGCCATCGGGGGTAAAGCGAACCGCCTCAACCCGTCCCTGATCGACCAACGCGCGATCGCATAACGTGGTCGTCATGCGGCGACGTTTCGGAGACACCCGCACCTGCCAAACCTGTAAATAGGCCTCAAACCAACTACTGACAATAAACCGGCCATCCGGAGTCATCGAGAGCGATCGCACCGACCCCGCCTCCTCCGTCTCATCGGTGAGCGTATCCCCTAAAAACAAAGTTCCATCCCAAGGTTTCTTCGCCGTCGGACGAAACTGCCGTAGCCCCTGAATATCCCATAACTTCACCGTCTTATCCCAACTCCCACTGGCCAACAAAGACCCATCTTGACTCAGGGTTAAACTACAGACCGGACTCTCATGATCCGTCAACGCCCCAATCAACGCCCCAGTTTTCAGATGCCACACCGGAATCGTCTTATCAAAACTCGCCGCAATCAATAATTCCCCATCCGGCGTAATCAGCAAATCACTAATCCAATCCTGACAATCCTCAAGAGTAAACACACAATGCCAAACCTGTTGCGGTAGTCCCTGGGCCTCCGCCGCAGGCTGAAACTCCGGCAGGCCCACCTCCGTCACCCGTAGCGGTTCTGGCTCCCTCTCTGGCAACGTCTCAGCCGCCGGTTCAGGACGATTAATCTTATGAGAAATTGTCTGCGACCTCTCCCGAATCGGTTGAGGCACCGGCGTTGTCGGCACCACCCCCTTCTCTAGGGGTAACGATGGCTCAATAACGCCATCACGCTTCTCTGAGCGTCGTTCAATGGAGAATGTAGGAACCGGTGGCGGCGTAACCGGCCCAGAACTAGCCACTGTTGGCGTCTCTCGCGGCGTTGGAAAGGGCAAATCGACAGAACTTGTCCCAGGTTTCAGCGTCTCCCGCGAGACATCCACCGCCGCCTCCCGAGTCACCGGTGGGGTGCTAACCTCCCCCTCCACCGACCGGTCTCTGACCTGAATCGGCACCTCAATGGGAATCGTCGTCTGCCATTGCTGTCGCAGCTGACTCAACTCCTGATAGACCTGACTTAAACGATGCTCCAAGCCATCCAACCGTTGCGGCACCGGAGAATGATTCAGATAATCAATAGTATCCGCCAACGTCCGATGCAACTGATCATATTGCCCCTGAAGCTGCTGCAACTGCTCAGCCAATCCCTGCGACGAGGAGACCGAAATATCTAACGGTGGCGGCGAGGGAGGACGGGACGTCTGAGAAGCCATCCTCAGGTCCGGTTGATCGCGGTACAGGGCATCAAATTCCTGACACACCTGGTCTTGTAACTGTATCAAGGCCGTCATCGCCTGATGATTTAGCATCACCTCCAAACGACGGCGATTGATTAAATTCAGCAACAGCGACAGGGAGATAGGAACCCCCGCAAAAACGATCCGACTAGAAATTGCCGCCACCAGAGTTCCGATGACAGCACTCACCCAGCAAAGATATTCAGCAACTTCGAGTTGATTCGGCGATCGCATCAGCAGCAGAAAATGACAACGGAGCGGAAGCAGCAGTAAAGACTGCCATTATATTCGCATTTTCCCTGACCCTTGCCACAGGCGATCGCACAATTCTCAGGTAGCCAACCCCCTGCAATCGAGCCAAAGCTATCAACTTAAGGCGATCAAGCAACCCAAAAAAAAATCGCCTACACTAAAACAAGAAGATTTCCAGACCCTCACATCCTCAGTCATCCCAAGCCCGATCCATCCTTTAACTTTTTGTTCTCCATTGTTAACTATCCATTATCTATGACCGCCTTGACCTCCCTTTCCATTCCCTCTCCAGCCATGCTTCACGATCGCCTACGTCCTGAAATTCGCGCCTTACAGCCCCAACTGGTTCAATGGCGGCGACATCTACACCAACGGCCAGAACTGGGCTTCCAAGAACAACTCACCAGTGAATTTATCGCCGCAAAACTCGGGGAGTGGGGCATTGACTACCAAGATGGGATCGCCAAAACCGGCATTGTTGCCGTGATTGAAGGTCAGCAACCGGGGCCTGTCTTAGGGATTCGGGCTGATATGGATGCCCTCCCCATTCAAGAAGAAAACGAAGTTCCCTATAAATCCCGTCATGACGGCAAAATGCACGCCTGTGGCCATGATGGTCATACCGCCATTGCCCTCGGAACGGCCTATTATCTCAGTCAACACCGGGATTTTCCCGGAACCGTGAAACTGATTTTTCAACCCGCCGAAGAGGGGCCCGGCGGTGCCAAACCGATGATTGAAGCCGGGGTGCTCAAAAATCCCGATGTGGATGCCATTATCGGTCTCCATTTGTGGAATAACCTACCCTTAGGAACCGTTGGGGTTCGTCCCGGGGCCTTAATGGGAGCGGTGGAACTGTTCCGGGCTAAAATTCTCGGTAAGGGGGGCCATGGGGCTATGCCTCATCAAACCGTGGATGCGATCGTTGTGGGGGCCCAAGTGGTGAACGCCCTCCAGGCCATTGTGGCCCGCAATATCGATCCCATCAATGCCGCTGTCGTCACTGTCGGCGAATTTCACAGTGGTTCGGCCTTAAATGTAATTGCCGATACCGCCGAGTTGGGGGGAACGGTGCGTTACTTTAAACCGGAATATGCCGGCTTTTTTGGTCGTCGCATTGAGGAAACCCTAGCCG
Proteins encoded:
- a CDS encoding WD40 repeat domain-containing protein, which gives rise to MRSPNQLEVAEYLCWVSAVIGTLVAAISSRIVFAGVPISLSLLLNLINRRRLEVMLNHQAMTALIQLQDQVCQEFDALYRDQPDLRMASQTSRPPSPPPLDISVSSSQGLAEQLQQLQGQYDQLHRTLADTIDYLNHSPVPQRLDGLEHRLSQVYQELSQLRQQWQTTIPIEVPIQVRDRSVEGEVSTPPVTREAAVDVSRETLKPGTSSVDLPFPTPRETPTVASSGPVTPPPVPTFSIERRSEKRDGVIEPSLPLEKGVVPTTPVPQPIRERSQTISHKINRPEPAAETLPEREPEPLRVTEVGLPEFQPAAEAQGLPQQVWHCVFTLEDCQDWISDLLITPDGELLIAASFDKTIPVWHLKTGALIGALTDHESPVCSLTLSQDGSLLASGSWDKTVKLWDIQGLRQFRPTAKKPWDGTLFLGDTLTDETEEAGSVRSLSMTPDGRFIVSSWFEAYLQVWQVRVSPKRRRMTTTLCDRALVDQGRVEAVRFTPDGRGLVSAGADGSIVLWSFNGETGQFTRDRLLTEMSVPVNAIAFAAGGTRLVSGSRDHMVRVWDLASGELQGLFEGHRGSVTTLTVCPDGDTVVSGSSDGTVKLWSLEQQGAIASFCDGGDAVMAVAVSPDGGAIVSGTADGTVKVWRRG
- a CDS encoding M20 metallopeptidase family protein — encoded protein: MTALTSLSIPSPAMLHDRLRPEIRALQPQLVQWRRHLHQRPELGFQEQLTSEFIAAKLGEWGIDYQDGIAKTGIVAVIEGQQPGPVLGIRADMDALPIQEENEVPYKSRHDGKMHACGHDGHTAIALGTAYYLSQHRDFPGTVKLIFQPAEEGPGGAKPMIEAGVLKNPDVDAIIGLHLWNNLPLGTVGVRPGALMGAVELFRAKILGKGGHGAMPHQTVDAIVVGAQVVNALQAIVARNIDPINAAVVTVGEFHSGSALNVIADTAELGGTVRYFKPEYAGFFGRRIEETLAGVTQAYGASYQLDYWELYPATINDPQMAELVGSVAEHVIETPAGVVPNCQTMGGEDMSFFLQAVPGCYFFLGSANSEKRLDYPHHHPRFDFDETALAMGVEMFVRCLEKFMENGGYRS